The Drosophila bipectinata strain 14024-0381.07 chromosome 2L, DbipHiC1v2, whole genome shotgun sequence genome has a segment encoding these proteins:
- the LOC108127023 gene encoding uncharacterized protein, with translation MAEQKQLEVMSNETSSVGGLRRQPTKYPHGLNITVQTIEDTDNDGSLKDPSDYSRTSSESCWSETQKYHIGMLGSSETLAELQVRRYKYPLTANYYLNGKSVMDRPTQKPTPWMLLGYARRACRWKYLRWPIIFVASVLLFFGLITYCLWLHDVSVARAKFLQRRYEASLTSTSPTSNELWDEEVTSTTELREPQETTRFQEAHTTETDQSTELSDISIDEGDEYRLEDIAEGDGDYDDTLLPADSIRFTSGHQNSFGVPIEQDKRILQLLKDLLPKPQATPAGNEQPLTRVSPTLPPPSPANLRPTEATTFTTTPSTTNNGCQSTMLPMCQGVLDYDLTNIRDGSAPRDAMAMATYQELIRSNCSARAAEFVCAALEPECRPSYIGNLPPCRRICKAILEACSVAISNSDVLSELFDCSLYPDSHESHKCEDPTKRRDYCYGNEFQCHDGSCIPQTWQCDKIKDCSGGEDEDEQCLVCEQDEFRCRSNEKCIPENLRCDLNFDCFDGSDEEDCDDFGSGDTTPFDEAELNAFPRVFSYASFLSPNETNDKLYTYITATTDEEAGTETKYQVHQVAAPAPPVPQAPSVNGSAEEATGGPKGFVNFRDSKEIMMTSDSENKFKYSAQRANRTSVKFSVATAPTPAARTASAIPSSALAQQRERERVTSTTSTTTTTTSRPSTTIQPRYEMLASVGGCQPHELRCVSGKCITVNQLCDKQIDCPDAADELMCVYRDRGRKTSTTTSTTTTKSPSTTSKPPTTAPLTTKTTAGTTTTTSTTTTNPVTSTSTRRPPRTTPNRSRKPKS, from the exons ATGGCCGAACAGAAGCAGCTGGAAGTCATGTCCAATGAGACCTCATCAGTCGGGGGATTGAGACGCCAGCCCACCAAATATCCCCACGGCCTTAATATCACTGTTCAGACCATCGAAGACACCGACAATGATGGATCTCTGAAAGATCCCAGTGACTACTCCCGCACCTCCAGCGAATCGTGCTGGAGTGAAACGCAGAAATACCACATCGGAATGCTTGGTAGCTCCGAGACCCTGGCTGAACTTCAAGTTCGTCGCTATAAGTATCCATTGACTGCCAATTATTATCTGAACGGCAAATCGGTTATGGACAGGCCCACACAGAAGCCCACACCCTGGATGCTTTTGGGGTATGCCAGACGGGCTTGCCGCTGGAAGTATCTGCGATGGCCCATCATCTTTGTGGCCAGTGTCTTGCTATTTTTCGGACTGATCACCTACTGCCTCTGGTTGCACGATGTCAGTGTGGCAAGGGCCAAATTCCTGCAGCGTCGCTACGAGGCCTCCCTAACATCCACGAGTCCGACCAGCAACGAGCTTTGGGATGAGGAAGTCACCAGCACCACTGAGCTAAGGGAACCCCAGGAAACCACACGATTTCAGGAGGCGCACACGACAGAGACCGATCAGTCCACAGAATTGTCTGACATTTCAATCGACGAAGGAGATGAATATCGCTTGGAGGATATCGCAGAAGGTGATGGGGACTATGATGATACTCTATTGCCAGCGGATAGTATTCGATTCACTTCCGGGCATCAGAATAGTTTCGGAGTGCCCATCGAACAGGACAAGAGAATACTGCAGTTGCTCAAAGAT CTGCTGCCCAAGCCCCAGGCGACTCCTGCCGGCAATGAGCAGCCTTTGACCCGGGTCTCCCCCACCCTGCCACCCCCCTCGCCGGCCAATCTACGTCCCACAGAGGCCACGACCTTTACCACCACCCCCTCCACAACCAACAATGGCTGTCAGTCGACTATGCTGCCCATGTGCCAGGGAGTCCTGGACTACGATCTTACCAATATAAGGGATGGATCAGCACCGCGGGATGCGATGGCCATGGCAACCTACCAGGAGCTCATCCGGTCAAATTGTTCGGCAAGGGCGGCAGAGTTTGTGTGCGCTGCCCTGGAACCCGAGTGCCGACCCTCATACATTGGCAACCTGCCGCCCTGCCGACGTATTTGCAAAG CTATATTGGAGGCCTGCTCAGTGGCCATATCCAACTCGGATGTCCTGAGTGAACTCTTTGACTGCAGCCTGTACCCCGATTCCCATGAGAGTCACAAGTGTGAGGATCCCACCAAGCGGCGGGATTATTGCTATGGAAATGAGTTCCAATGCCATGATGGCAGCTGTATTCCTCAAACCTGGCAGTGCGACAAAATCAAGGACTGCTCCGGTGGCGAGGACGAAGATGAGCAGTGTTTGGTTTGCGAACAGGACGAGTTCCGTTGCCGATCGAATGAGAAATGCATTCCGGAAAACCTTCGTTGTGACCTGAACTTTGACTGTTTCGACGGCAGTGATGAGGAGGATTGTGACGACTTTGGATCGGGGGACACAACCCCTTTCGATGAGGCAGAACTGAATGCATTTCCTCGGGTCTTTTCCTATGCCAGTTTCCTGTCTCCCAATGAGACAAATGATAAGCTATATACCTACATCACAGCCACAACCGATGAGGAGGCGGGTACGGAGACCAAGTACCAGGTTCATCAGGTGGCAGCTCCTGCTCCGCCAGTTCCTCAAGCTCCTTCAGTCAATGGAAGTGCCGAGGAGGCCACAGGAGGTCCTAAGGGATTCG TCAACTTTCGCGACAGCAAAGAGATCATGATGACCAGCGATTCGGAGAACAAGTTCAAGTACTCAGCCCAGCGGGCCAACCGGACTTCGGTCAAGTTCAGTGTGGCAACCGCCCCAACTCCGGCGGCCCGGACGgccagtgccattccaagtTCGGCTCTGGCCCAGCAGCGGGAAAGGGAGAGGGTTACCAGCACCACttcaaccacaacaacaacgacatcTAGGCCATCCACAACAATCCAGCCACGTTATGAGATGCTTGCTTCGGTGGGAGGTTGCCAGCCCCACGAACTGAGATGTGTTAGTGGCAAGTGCATCACAGTGAACCAGTTGTGTGATAAG CAAATTGATTGTCCCGATGCTGCCGATGAGTTAATGTGCGTTTATCGAGACCGGGGAAGGAAGACAAGCACAACCACCagcacaacaacaactaaaTCACCGTCAACCACCAGTAAACCACCCACAACAGCACCACTTACAACGAAAACAACCGcaggaacaacaacaacaacaagcacaACCACTACTAATCCGGTGACCAGTACAAGTACAAGGCGTCCGCCCAGGACCACGCCCAACCGAAGTCGAAAGCCCAAGTCTTAG